The Plasmodium malariae genome assembly, contig: PmUG01_00_3, whole genome shotgun sequence genome has a segment encoding these proteins:
- the PmUG01_00015700 gene encoding fam-m protein yields MMEQKIKLILFIKTTMLFVLIWIFNFINDFYIFNKYLANENNFNKTLDTITYRLLAKYKEDKYSNITQLKVGMPDNGKSDKENISINIKRNKGKNKQSDGSLLNKATYYTEVVDYNDGMFDGKHFHFEKRWIKKNDYNTFLEKNNRIGNIALRKIKFRNYGFGVFIFFIFFLLGIGLPILKALSSYSGLEEKLGFMTSFWKYIEKPFTYIVEEQEAFVLFSFVLIIILGAILIIAIPKILRNNEKYKKIKLMTE; encoded by the exons atgatggaacaaaaaattaagttaatcTTATTTATCAAAACTACAATGTTATTCGTTTTAATATGGATATTCAATTTTATCAATGATTTC tatatttttaataaatatttggcTAATGagaacaattttaataagaCATTAGATACAATAACTTATAGAttactagcaaaatataaggaagacaaatattcaaatattacACAGTTAAAAGTGGGTATGCCAGACAATGGGAAGTCggataaagaaaatatatctattaatataaaaagaaataaaggaaaaaataaacagtCAGATGGTAGTCTATTAAATAAGGCTACATATTATACAGAAGTCGTAGATTATAATGATGGAatgtttgatggaaaacatttccattttgaaaaaagatggatcaaaaaaaatgattataacACTTTTCTTGAAAAGAACAATAGAATTGGGAATATAgctttaagaaaaataaaatttagaaattaCGGATTTGgagttttcatattttttatttttttcttgttggGAATAGGATTACCCATATTAAAAGCACTATCTTCATACAGTGGACTTGAAGAAAAATTAGGTTTTATGACAAGCTTTTGGAAGTATATAGAAAAACCTTTCACGTATATAGTAGAAGAACAAGAAgcttttgtattattttcttttgttcttATCATTATATTAGGTGCTATTCTTATAATAGCTATTCCCAAGATCTtgagaaataatgaaaaatataaaaagattaaGTTAATGACTgagtaa